A single Oryzias melastigma strain HK-1 linkage group LG24, ASM292280v2, whole genome shotgun sequence DNA region contains:
- the LOC112158246 gene encoding uncharacterized protein LOC112158246, with protein MSWTQIVYDLHITKKKLRKMHPVKGSLKFKQSWTHIIYEKFIQKNPCCTLVFKYYHIKGIHSRKQNTPFCRMKAVCSFKGCSARYIFLIRKKPLRSDQKIPILVTRIGWVTHCRGEFKSRPASYLKRGKIGKSIHDGISNTYYRNLQKTPVPELLAGNITRSLSKNILKVISCEIQKSKRLHDDVVLELILIQKILKETDQNYKFWPGYIQHLQVDPFGIHLYTETGLFILVHHLRKGQPITLHLDATGGVVSKIPNQPKRVFYYSITLPGNGTDKPPLPVSELLTNDHTIPNLCFWLLQMITKARKLSKYSIHQIEVDYSWALIQSVLLAFNRQDIVSYLRDCYNIVKGTKSQPKFEKKTILHLCSAHIIKAIHGSFGKKTSDKGLKEFATHCVAQLINSTNLQKALHFFKNMCIVFQNKTKKKAVENSLKDIQKEVQERQTQEYTVEVQQFEDDKTPEANTIFAQSPFQKDFSSVLQSVMTTLNLEEEEEEETINIYYCPEIVHVLMKDYIPIYPLWSGVMLGDLGRHSNNSVFDDSPGKHDTNCHAENWFCILKTKILQKKLYLRPADFIQKMNQSLQGRYREHILRNELPERLLEKSWTLRKPGLEHSEERWSKKTTSEKKERKTKYFDPPLVMPTPKEKALRGHQGKKRKLHNTDSYSTGKNTTQATDESDRLPSIAVKQTEDKTQICKDDIVEATDESDRRPSSAVKQTENKTKTRKEDIVEALWNLKNKEIVVAVITTTDKDRPYTLHLTEFKTLKPHSWLAGETMEVYLQMLLNTNNCGRKIFLLNHYSAGVIVFGDRSALSNHSYRKVSIYK; from the exons ATGTCCTGGACCCAAATCGTTTACGATCttcatatcacaaaaaaaaaattgagaaaaatgcaTCCTGTAAAAGGAAGCTTAAAATTTAAGCAATCATGGACTCATATCATTTACGAAAAATTCATCCAGAAAAATCCATGCTGCACGttggtttttaaatattatcacATCAAAGGAATCCATAGTCGAAAACAAAACACCCCATTCTGTAGAATGAAAGCTGTCTGCTCTTTCAAAGGATGTAGTGCACGCTACATATTTCTAATAAGGAAAAAACCATTGAGAAGTGACCAGAAGATCCCAATCCTTGTCACAAGGATCGGCTGGGTGACACATTGCCGAGGAGAATTCAAGTCACGCCCTGCCAGTTACTTAAAACGAGGAAAAATTGGAAAATCAATTCACGACGGCATAAGTAACACATATTACAGAAATCTACAAAAAACACCAGTTCCTGAACTTCTGGCTGGAAACATAACAAGAAGTTTGAGTAAAAACATTCTCAAAGTTATTTCCTGTGAAATTCAAAAGAGCAAAAGGCTTCATGATGATGTGGTTCTGGAACTCATACTCATTCAGAAAATCTTAAAGGAAACAGACCAGAACTACAAATTTTGGCCTGGATATATTCAGCATTTACAAGTTGATCCATTTGGAATTCACCTATACACGGAGACAGGCCTTTTCATTTTGGTTCATCACCTTCGTAAAGGACAGCCCATCACACTGCACTTAGATGCCACAGGTGGTGTTGTAAGTAAAATACCAAACCAGCCCAAAAGAGTATTTTACTACTCCATCACTCTTCCCGGGAACGGGACAGACAAGCCTCCTTTGCCAGTATCGGAACTACTCACAAATGACCACACAATACCAAATCTCTGCTTTTGGCTACTTCAAATGATCACCAAAGCCAGGAAACTGTCAAAATACAGCATTCATCAGATAGAAGTAGATTACAGTTGGGCACTCATCCAGAGTGTTCTGCTAGCCTTCAATAGGCAAGACATTGTGTCATATCTACGGGACTGCTACAACATAGTAAAGGGAACCAAATCTCAGCCAAAGTTTGAGAAGAAAACTATACTCCACCTTTGTTCTGCACATATAATAAAAGCCATTCACGGatcttttgggaaaaaaacCAGTGACAAGGGACTGAAGGAGTTTGCAACTCACTGTGTGGCCCAACTAATAAATTCAACCAATCTACAAAAGGCATtgcactttttcaaaaatatgtgcattgtctttcaaaacaaaacaaaaaaaaaagcagtggaAAATTCTCTGAAAGACATTCAAAAGGAAGTTCAAGAAAGACAAACTCAGGAATACACAGTTGAAGTACAGCAATTTGAAGATGACAAAACTCCAGAGGCCAATACAATATTTGCTCAGTCACCATTTCAAAAGGACTTTTCATCTGTGCTTCAGTCTGTCATGACTACACTCAAtcttgaggaggaggaggaagaggaaactATCAACATTTACTACTGTCCGGAGATTGTACATGTTTTAATGAAGGACTACATCCCCATATATCCTCTGTGGTCTGGAGTTATGCTTGGGGATCTGGGAAGACACAGCAATAACTCTGTATTCGATGATAGTCCTGGAAAACATGACACCAATTGTCATGCAGAAAACtggttttgcattttaaaaacaaaaatacttcaaaaaaaGCTGTATCTCCGACCGGCAGATTTCATCCAGAAAATGAATCAATCTCTTCAGGGCAGATACAGGGAACACATTTTGAGGAATGAGTTACCTGAGAGATTGCTGGAGAAGTCTTGGACATTGAGGAAACCTGGATTAGAACACTCTGAAGAGAGATGGTCCAAGAAGACGACATCAGAGAAAAAGGAGAGGAAGACTAAATACTTCGATCCACCTCTAGTTATGCCCACCccaaaagaaaaa GCACTCAGAGGacatcaaggaaaaaaaaggaaactacaCAACACGGATTCATATTCAACAGGAAAAAATACTACACAG GCAACAGATGAATCGGACAGACTGCCAAGCATAGCAGTGAAACAGACAGaagacaaaactcaaatctGCAAAGATGACATTGTTGAG GCAACAGATGAATCAGACAGACGGCCAAGCTCAGCAGTGAAACAGactgagaacaaaacaaaaacacgcaAAGAAGACATAGTTGAG GCTCTTTGGAACTTGAAGAACAAAGAAATTGTGGTTGCAGTGATAACAACAACTGACAAGGATCGGCCATACACACTGCACTTAACTGAATTTAAAACCCTGAAACCACATAGCTGGTTAGCTGGAGAG ACAATGGAGGTCTACCTTCAAATGCTGCTGAACACAAACAATTGTGGAAGAAAGATTTTCCTGTTAAATCACTACTCTGCTGGCGTTATTGTCTTTGGTGACAGGTCTGCATTAAGTAACCACAGTTACAGGAAGGTGAGTATCTACAAATGA
- the sec63 gene encoding translocation protein SEC63 homolog: protein MAGQQFQYDDSGNTFFYFLTSFVGLIVIPATYYLWPRDQNAEQLRLKSLRRVHGRCQWYRLRLMKSQQSIIPTLKKAALLFGWAVFLLLAYKVSKLDREYQEYNPYEVLNLDSGATLSEIKKQYHALSLKHHPDRGGDETTFMRIAKAYSALTNEQSRLNWEQYGNPDGPVATSFGIALPAWIVDQKNSMLVLLVYGLAFMVILPVVVGTWWYRSIRYSGDQILINTTQLFMHFMYKTPNMNMKRLTMVLTAAFEFDPRSNKEATIRPTDNVEVPQLIRELGNINVKKKEPPFCYPYSLKARVLLLAHLARMEVSEEVEEDQRFVVRKSPALLQEMINVGCQLTMMANSRGGFHAPRLVTIENCMKLTQMSVQGLQESKSPLLQLPHFEEEHLRYCISKKYKVRTLQDLVSLKDSDRRSMLRFLGEEKYDEVMAVLGSFPHITMETKLQVLDDEDSHNITAGSIVTVTVTLSRKRMADVFEKEHDSASCPGEEGANTEEAQGDANKSKTKVWQNKSKGAKKAGKSKKKKLTKKKATPAPAKTKQANGSVTGNELTNPSTTTAPATKEEDDDASDKGSESDEGEGNKDSHSERDEDSDKQSDTEVDEMAGDDEEEWEALQQSIQRRERALLETKSKVTHPVYSLYFPEEKQEWWWLYIADRRDQTLVSMPYHVCTLKDSEEVELKFPAPSKTGNYQYSVILRSDSYLGLDQIKPLKLEVHEAKAMLDNHPQWDIPDTEEEDEEQEDSDGIEESDDDDEDD, encoded by the exons ATGGCCGGCCAACAGTTCCAATATGACGACAGCGgcaacacttttttctatttcctcACGTCCTTCGTCGGACTCATTGTAATCCCGGCCACATATTACCTCTGGCCGCGGGATCAGAATGCTG aacaACTACGCCTGAAGAGCCTGCGGAGAGTGCATGGCAGGTGTCAGTGGTACCGACTCCGGCTGATGAAGTCCCAGCAGAGCATCATTCCAACTCTAAA GAAAGCAGCCTTATTATTTGGGTGGGCTGTGTTCCTGCTGCTAGCCTACAAAGTGTCAAAGCTGGACAGAGAGTACCAGGAGTACAACCCTTATGAAGTCCTCAACTTGGACTCG GGGGCTACTTTGTCAGAAATCAAGAAGCAGTACCATGCACTGTCTCTGAAGCACCATCCTGACAGAGGTGGCGACGAAACCACTTTTATGAGGATCGCCAAAGCCTATTCCGC TCTGACCAATGAGCAGTCTCGGCTGAACTGGGAGCAGTACGGTAACCCTGACGGTCCAGTAG CCACCAGCTTCGGTATTGCTCTGCCTGCCTGGATTGTTGACCAGAAGAACTCGATGCTG GTTCTGCTGGTGTACGGACTGGCCTTTATGGTCATCCTCCCTGTAGTCGTG GGGACGTGGTGGTACCGCTCGATCCGATACAGTGGTGACCAGATCCTCATCAACACCACCCAGTTGTTCATGCACTTCATGTACAAGACGCCCAATATGAACATGAAAc GATTAACGATGGTGCTGACAGCAGCCTTCGAGTTCGACCCTCGCAGCAACAAAGAGGCGACCATAAGACCCACAGATAATGTGGAAGTACCACAG CTCATCCGTGAGTTGGGCAACATCAACGTCAAAAAGAAGGAACCTCCGTTCTGTTATCCCTACAGTTTGAAGGCGCGGGTCTTGTTGCTGGCGCACCTAGCGCGCATGGAAGTGtcagaggaggtggaggaag ATCAAAGGTTTGTGGTGAGGAAGAGTCCAGCTCTTCTTCAGGAGATGATCAACGTTGGCTGCCAGCTCACCATGATGGCCAACAGCAGAGGAG GTTTCCACGCTCCTCGGCTGGTCACCATTGAGAACTGCATGAAGCTGACTCAGATGTCGGTGCAGGGCCTGCAGGAGTCCAAGTCGCCGCTGCTGCAGCTGCCTCATTTTGAGGAGGAGCACCTGCGCTACTGCATCTCAAAGAAG TATAAGGTGAGAACCCTACAGGACCTCGTGAGCCTCAAGGACTCGGACAGACGCAGCATGCTGCGTTTCCTGGGAGAGGAGAAGTACGATGAGGTCATGGCCGTCCTGGGCAGTTTCCCTCAcatcaccatggaaaccaaACTGCAGG TTCTTGACGATGAAGACAGCCATAACATCACAGCGGGCTCAATTGTCACAGTCACTGTCACTTTAAGCCGAAAGCGGATGGCT gatgtgtttgaaaaagagcacgATTCAGCTTCATGTCCAGGAGAAGAAGGTGCAAACACAGAGGAAGCA CAAGGAGACGCCAATAAATCCAAAACCAAAGTGtggcaaaacaaaagtaagggTGCAAAGAAGGCAGGCaagtctaaaaagaaaaagctaacaAAGAAGAAGGCCACCCCTGCTCCTGCCAAAACCAAACAGGCTAATGGCAGCGTAACAGGAAAT GAACTTACAAATCCATCAACTACAACAGCACCGGCAACAAAAGAGGAAGATGATGATGCCTCGGATAAAGGCAGCGAGTCAGACGAGGGCGAAGGCAATAAAGATTCTCACAGCGAGAGAGACGAAGACAGCGACAAACAGAGCGACACAGAAGTGGATGAAATGGCGGGCGACGACGAAGAG GAGTGGGAGGCCTTGCAGCAAAGCATCCAGCGGCGAGAGCGAGCGCTGCTGGAAACCAAGTCGAAAGTGACGCATCCGGTCTACAGCCTATACTTCCCCGAAGAGAAGCAGGAGTGGTGGTGGCTGTACATCGCCGACCGCAGAGATCAGACGCTCGTCTCTATGCCTTACCATGTCTGCACACTCAAAGACTCAGAGGAG GTGGAGCTAAAGTTTCCAGCTCCGTCTAAAACTGGGAACTACCAGTACTCGGTTATTCTCCGCTCAGATTCTTACCTAGGATTGGACCAGATCAAGCCTCTGAAG cTGGAGGTCCACGAGGCCAAAGCCATGCTCGACAACCACCCCCAGTGGGACATCCCTGACACGGAGGAAGAGGACGAAGAGCAGGAGGACAGCGACGGCATCGAGGAGAGCGACGACGACGACGAGGACGACTGA